From a region of the Janthinobacterium sp. 61 genome:
- the hemE gene encoding uroporphyrinogen decarboxylase gives MPQFAPLQNDTFLRALLRQPTEHTPVWLMRQAGRYLPEYRATRERAGSFLGLAKNPDYATEVTLQPLARFPLDAAILFSDILTVPDAMGLGLYFADGEGPKFERPLRTEQDVKALRVPDLESLDYVFKAVTQIRTELNGRVPLIGFSGSPWTLACYMVEGGGSKEFHTIKKMLYNRPDLMHHILAINATSVAQYLNAQIDAGAQAVMIFDSWGGALADGAYQEFSLAYMQQVVAQLKRDKDGVKIPAIVFTKGGGQWIEQIADIGADAVGLDWTVNLTRARQLVGHKVGLQGNLDPAILFASPDQIRAEVAKVLNAFGAPSAGTGHVFNLGHGISQFTPPESVSAMVEAVHSMSRAMRSGQ, from the coding sequence ATGCCACAATTTGCTCCGCTCCAGAATGATACTTTCCTGCGCGCCCTGCTGCGCCAGCCGACCGAGCACACCCCTGTCTGGCTGATGCGCCAGGCGGGCCGCTACCTGCCCGAATATCGCGCCACGCGCGAGCGGGCCGGCTCCTTCCTGGGCCTGGCAAAGAATCCCGATTACGCGACGGAAGTGACCTTGCAGCCCCTGGCGCGCTTCCCGCTCGACGCTGCCATCCTGTTTTCCGACATCCTGACAGTGCCCGACGCCATGGGCCTGGGCCTGTATTTCGCCGATGGCGAAGGCCCGAAGTTCGAACGCCCGCTGCGCACGGAGCAGGATGTGAAGGCGTTGCGCGTGCCGGACCTGGAGTCGCTCGACTACGTCTTCAAGGCCGTCACGCAAATCCGCACGGAATTGAATGGCCGCGTGCCGCTGATCGGTTTTTCCGGCAGCCCTTGGACCCTGGCGTGCTACATGGTGGAAGGCGGGGGCTCGAAAGAGTTCCATACCATCAAGAAGATGCTGTACAACCGCCCTGACCTGATGCACCACATCCTGGCGATCAATGCCACCTCCGTGGCGCAGTACCTGAATGCGCAAATCGATGCCGGCGCGCAAGCCGTGATGATTTTCGACTCGTGGGGCGGTGCGCTGGCCGATGGCGCCTACCAGGAATTTTCGCTGGCCTACATGCAGCAAGTGGTGGCGCAATTGAAACGCGACAAGGATGGCGTCAAGATTCCCGCCATCGTGTTTACCAAGGGCGGCGGCCAGTGGATCGAGCAGATCGCCGACATCGGCGCCGATGCCGTGGGCCTGGACTGGACCGTCAACCTGACGCGCGCGCGCCAGCTGGTGGGGCATAAAGTGGGTTTGCAGGGCAATCTCGACCCGGCCATCCTGTTTGCCAGCCCGGATCAGATCCGCGCCGAAGTGGCGAAAGTGCTTAACGCCTTTGGCGCGCCGTCGGCAGGCACGGGCCACGTGTTCAACCTGGGCCATGGCATTTCCCAGTTCACGCCGCCGGAATCGGTGTCAGCCATGGTGGAAGCCGTGCACAGCATGAGCCGCGCCATGCGCAGCGGTCAGTAA
- a CDS encoding prolyl oligopeptidase family serine peptidase: protein MTSTASSTPYGIWPSPISAAIVAAGASPLTQLALGGADGNDVYWLAGRASEAGRNTLLRQRGARVDELTPAPFNVRTRVHEYGGGAYAVAGDTVYFSHFADNCLYRVAGDAAPEAFTSGGTTRHADFVVDAARSRLIAVREQHPAEGHAHPENCLAGVGFDGRDMVLARGHDFYAAPRLSPDGSQLAWISWDHPRLPWQGTELWLADVHADGSLGSPRLIAGGARESICQPEWSPGGVLHFVSDSSGWWNLYRLHGADIEALCPMEAEFATPHWTFGGSMYGFLSDDEIVCTYIQAGVSYLAQLNVAEAKLEPISHPYQEIRELRVGPGFVALLGGSPTIALELARIDLSNHELEVLAQSIAHLPALDYLSVPRSLSFPSSNGRTAYAFFYPPTNGDVQAPAGTLPPVIVISHGGPTSMASNTLKLATQYWTSRGIGVLDVNYGGSSGFGREYRDALRGQWGIVDVEDCFAGARYLAANGLADPERLIIRGGSAGGLTTLCALTFHDVFKAGASYYGVSDLKGLDLDSHKFESHYNDYLIASQPQAETLYRARSPIHHTDKLSRPMIFFQGLDDKVVPPQQSQLMVDALQARGVPVAYVPLEGEGHGFRKAENIVRTLDAELYFYQRVFGLPVAAGEPPVHIANLPA from the coding sequence ATGACCTCGACCGCATCCAGTACCCCTTATGGCATTTGGCCATCGCCGATCAGCGCGGCCATCGTCGCCGCTGGCGCCTCGCCGCTGACGCAGCTGGCCCTGGGCGGTGCGGATGGGAACGATGTGTACTGGCTGGCCGGGCGCGCCAGCGAGGCGGGCCGCAACACCCTGCTGCGCCAGCGCGGCGCGCGTGTCGATGAATTGACGCCGGCGCCCTTCAATGTGCGCACCCGCGTGCATGAATACGGCGGCGGCGCGTATGCCGTTGCCGGCGATACCGTGTATTTTTCGCATTTCGCCGACAATTGCCTGTACCGCGTGGCCGGCGACGCCGCGCCGGAAGCGTTCACCTCGGGCGGCACCACGCGCCACGCGGACTTCGTCGTCGATGCGGCCCGTTCCCGCCTGATCGCCGTGCGCGAGCAGCATCCGGCAGAAGGCCACGCGCATCCGGAAAACTGCCTGGCGGGCGTCGGCTTCGACGGGCGCGACATGGTGCTGGCGCGCGGCCACGATTTTTATGCGGCGCCGCGCTTATCGCCGGACGGCAGCCAGCTGGCCTGGATCAGCTGGGACCATCCGCGCCTGCCATGGCAAGGCACGGAACTGTGGCTGGCCGACGTGCACGCGGACGGCAGCCTGGGTTCGCCGCGCCTGATCGCCGGCGGCGCGCGCGAGTCCATCTGCCAGCCGGAATGGTCACCGGGCGGCGTGCTGCACTTCGTTTCCGACAGCAGCGGCTGGTGGAATCTGTATCGCCTGCACGGCGCCGACATCGAGGCGCTGTGCCCGATGGAAGCGGAATTTGCCACGCCGCACTGGACTTTCGGCGGCAGCATGTACGGTTTCCTGTCCGACGACGAGATCGTCTGCACGTATATCCAGGCCGGCGTCAGCTACCTGGCGCAATTGAACGTGGCCGAGGCCAAGCTGGAGCCGATTTCCCACCCGTACCAGGAAATCCGCGAACTGCGCGTGGGACCCGGCTTCGTCGCACTGCTCGGTGGCAGCCCCACCATTGCGCTGGAACTGGCGCGCATCGACCTGTCGAACCATGAACTGGAAGTGCTGGCGCAATCGATCGCCCACTTGCCCGCGCTCGACTACCTGTCCGTGCCGCGCAGCTTGAGCTTTCCTAGCAGCAATGGCCGCACGGCTTACGCCTTCTTTTATCCCCCCACCAATGGCGACGTGCAGGCGCCGGCAGGAACATTGCCACCCGTCATCGTCATCAGCCACGGCGGCCCCACCAGCATGGCCAGCAATACCTTGAAACTGGCGACGCAGTACTGGACCAGCCGCGGCATCGGCGTGCTCGACGTCAACTATGGCGGCAGCAGCGGTTTCGGCCGCGAATACCGCGACGCGCTGCGCGGGCAATGGGGCATTGTCGACGTGGAAGACTGCTTCGCCGGCGCGCGCTACCTGGCGGCAAACGGCCTGGCCGACCCCGAGCGCCTGATCATCCGCGGCGGCAGCGCGGGCGGCCTGACGACCCTGTGCGCCCTGACCTTCCATGACGTCTTCAAGGCGGGCGCCAGCTATTACGGCGTATCCGACCTGAAAGGCCTGGACCTCGATTCGCACAAGTTCGAATCGCACTACAACGATTACCTGATCGCCTCGCAGCCGCAAGCCGAAACCCTGTACCGCGCGCGCTCGCCCATCCACCACACGGATAAATTATCGCGCCCGATGATCTTCTTCCAGGGCCTGGACGACAAGGTGGTGCCGCCGCAGCAGTCCCAACTGATGGTCGACGCCCTGCAGGCGCGCGGCGTGCCCGTCGCATATGTACCGCTCGAAGGCGAGGGACACGGCTTCCGCAAGGCGGAAAACATCGTGCGCACGCTGGACGCGGAACTGTATTTCTACCAGCGCGTGTTCGGCCTGCCCGTGGCGGCTGGCGAGCCGCCCGTGCATATCGCCAATTTGCCCGCATGA